The Primulina huaijiensis isolate GDHJ02 chromosome 9, ASM1229523v2, whole genome shotgun sequence genomic interval AACGATCTCAAGTAACTTTTATTGTAATTTCTTCTGTTCGCTCATATGTTGGTTGAGATGTCGTTTGCTCTATGTTTGTTTTCATGGCTTGTTGTCTGCCTGTGTGTGTTGACCGATTTATTCAAGTGTGATTTTGTTGCCCGTGTGAGCTAGAGGGGCAAGGTGCAATGATTTACGTAGAAATTATAACCGAGCTTTAATTGTTTGTGACATCACGCATTGAAGTAGAACATAAGTTGataagacaatttcattattggTCTTTGTTATACTACTTAGTTcgatgaattttttttggttcTTGTCTTGTTTAAGCAATCATGTTGGTGAAATGCAGCTTTTTTGGTGTACTTTTGTCGCATGTATGAGTGACCTTGAGGCATAAGGTTGTCCACAAACTTGTAGGCAAGAGAAGTCTGTGTAAAAGTATATCTTTGATTGAAATTTGGAGCTTGAGATTAAGCACAAATCTTACTCTTCATATTTCAGAAAAATTAAGGTGGGTGTGCAGGCGAATATGTTACCCGAAGGTCGAGATGGGTCAGTTCCAAACCATGAAGGTGTCAATGGGTCTCAGACAGAATCCAAACTGGAATTGTTTAATGTTGACTCGCTTGTCAATATTCCGGGGCTTAGAATGTAAGGATGAATGATTACCTTCTtccttttatttatatttttttctggcAGAAAATTACGAGGCATTTCTTATGTTCTGGTATTACTAAATTATTGTGTTTCCACTATCCTTCAATATCACCTGGGCTTGAGATGTGGATGTTTGTCCCATTAGTGATAGAGGcgattataaattttttgataaattagaatttattatttttcttgatgatTTTCCGTATTCAGTATGGTCAGCGATCAGATTCCAGCACCATCTAGTCCTAGAGATGGAGAGGATGTGAATATTAATCTTGACCGTCCAAAGGTAACAACAAATATATTCCATCTTATTTTTTCCCTTTGGTTCTGTGCTACTGTCTGATAGCAAATGACCATGGATGTATTCTGGTGTTGGTCACTTGGTCTGCACTCTGctacttgtgatttgattatCAATTGCTGTCTTTGTTGTTAATTATTTTGAGAAGTGGTGGAACTTCAAATTTGATGTTCTCATGCTCTATTATTCTCTGGAAAAGTATGTGAGTGGAGTATTGAAATAGGGGTGCACATAAGCCGAGTCAAGCTTGAGTTCCTTACTACTCGAGCTCGACTTGATTTTAAAACTCGAGCTCGTCTACTCAAGATCGAACTCGATCGACTCGTACATATATCGATttactcgagctcgagctcgacaaTCTGAACTCTAGTACATAGATTTTGAGCTCGGGTTTGGGTATGTACTAtgtattgaaaaaaatataatttatttttcatatttcaaaataaaaaatatatatatgttgttagCACTCGAGTACAAATAATTGAAACTCGTACTTGACTTGAAAAAATACTTGATCTTGGACCTCGGTCAAATCAAGCTCGAGTCCAATTTTGACTGAGCTCACGAATAGCTTGACTCACTTGCACCTTTATACCGGACTACGATAATAGGCGCGAGAATGGTACACCTTAAGCGTAGGAAGATACCGATATCAGGATTTCACATCTCGCTACTTGCTGAATAAATTTTCTTCTGtccttttcatatttttttattctttgaaCTAAAGTAAATGCACGTTACATGATTCTTACGTCTATATGTTCCGTTCTTTTTAGATTTTAGATACTGATTGCGGCGTTTCCTGTCTTATGTTGTTTTCGGAAAGTTAATACCTTGATTCTTTTATCTATGCTGTCTAAACCAAATTACTTATCATGCAGATCGCTGGTGTCAAATTGGGGACCATGATGGGCGTGTTTGTTCCTTGCTTGCAAAATATTTTGGGGATTATTTACTACATCAGATTTTCTTGGTAATCTTCATGGAATCCATTCTGCACAGAAACAAAGTTGTGTAGGCAAGGAATCCAGGATAAGATATCCTAGTTTTAGGAGTTACTGTgtcctttttttctttcttcttttttctccaGTTGCACTTGATTACTTGTATCTCAATTTTCGAACTAAGGATTTTTAATATTGGGTTCATAGGTTCCTTACAACGTATAGAACTTGTGAAAAAGTATATGTACTTTTTGAGTCAAGCAGGCTTAGTTGTAACTCTGTCCTGATTGCATTGCTCTTGAGCTAAACTTCTCTTTTGCATTATCTCTACCTAGCTAAGGTCACTGGCTTAAGAATGCTTTTTATGTGCTTGTTTACATTGATTATGCCCCTCTCCTTCTCCACAAAGGCAAATAATGTCCCAGAGTGAACTACAAAATCTTCTGACTTTAGAAATTtcttcaataatttattttttcggATGCTTTAACTTTGTTGGCTTCTAGAGATATGCTTAAAATGTCTGTTGAATTTGCGTGAGGATTCAATGTTACTTACGTGAATATTCACGTGGCTTGTTTGGAAAAGTGAGTTGAAATTTCTAGAAGAAATGCAAACACTTTGAAAATAGAAAAAGCGTTTATTTGTTCTGTGGGGTTGAAGCTAGATTGGATAAATGCCACTCCTTGCTTATGTCGCTCTCCCtctctgttatttatttatttagcctagtttttcatgaatatttccAGTTTTTCATGATTATTTCCCTGATGCTCAATTTTTTAGTTTTACATTCTGATTCAGCCTTATAAATGTAGGATTGTAGGAATGGCTGGGATTGGTGAATCTCTATTGCTTGTTGCCTTCTGTGGTTCATGTACTTTCCTTACAACTATATCGTTGAGTGCAATTGCTACTAATGGTGCAATGAAGGTACATCTTAATAGAGTATTTTAGTTGTACTGCTCGCTTCTTCAACTAATGAGTTGTGTTATTGTTGATTTTTCCCATACacattttatttataagttCAACTATGGAAAGTCTTGATTATCATGAAATTCGTCATCTACTTATGTTTCCAGGGTGGGGGGCCTTATTATCTTATAGGTCGAGCCTTGGGTCCTGAGGTCGGAGTAAGTATTGGACTATGCTTTTTCCTTGGAAATGCAGTTGCAGGATCTCTGTGAGTGCCTCGTGTTGATGGCTGAGAATGGATGTTGTATTTTGCAATCTGTCTGTTAGTTTGATCCAAGAAATTAGTAATTTGTTGATGTTTAATTCTCATTGTTTTATTTAACACAGTTATGTCTTGGGGGCTGTGGAGACCTTCCTAAAAGCTGTTCCAGAAGCAGGGCTTTTCAGAGGTAATCTTGTATTGGTTTTTTGTGACCGGACCTccttttttacatttttttgctTCTGTGAAGACCTTCTTCACTTCCCTTGATCTTATGAATCACCACCACTGTATGGTGTAATTACCTGAAAGGAGAAGTACAGAAACAGTGTAAAACCTTTTGAGATTGAGatggaatgtttttttttttcatatgtcCGTCCTTGATTTTTGTCGTACTCCCCTGAGAATACAATACTGCTAAAGCCTTTGCATGGTCGCCTGATTTTATTTGTTACAAGTTCTTATTACTTTATTTATCTTGGAAAAAAGTCCAATTCAAGTGATTTAAAGAATGAACTGACAACCTCGTaactattaattatatttgacgAGAGAATTTCTCTAGACTAGGATTGATGAATTTGTAGCATTAAGACTACACCGATGGAAATATCACATCTACACCACTGtaataatcttaaagataagcccaaatctttatgactctttaaatttttttctcaactaTAGTTTTCCTGATTTTTATTGTTTGTAAACACATTATGGATATTTCACCCAAATTTATCTTATTACCTTTGATTCAGAAACCTTTACCAAGGTAAATGACACTGGCATCGCACAGCCTATTCCCAGCCCAAGTTTGCATGACTTGCAAATATATGGGATTATTGTGACCATCATCCTCTGTTTCATAGTCTTTGGTGGTGTGAAAATGATCAATCGAGTTGCACCAGCCTTTCTTATACCTGTTGTGTTCTCATTGTTCAGTATATTTCTTGGGATATTTCTGGCAAAGAAGGATCATCCAGCAGGTGTGTTGCCTCACTCATTTTTGTATTGATTGATAATTTTTATAGATGTGTTGGAAGTTCTCCCGTGTAGCCCAACACAATAATTTTTTGGGGAAGATCATTGTTTGAGATATAAAAAAGGAAAACAAGCATCAAACCTTGTTTATTTCGAGAACCAAAACCAATATGCCTATGATATCTATAGTTCTAATATTTGTAAACAGCAATCGTCTTATATCTATACCATAGAATTGAAATGgtcattttatttaatagtaTAGTGGATTTCAGACTGCTAAGAATATATACACACTTTTCATTTTATTGGGTATTATTGGACTCATTTGTATTCCTAAAATTGTACAGTTGGAATTACGGGCTTGAGTTTGGATTCTTTCAAGGATAATTGGAGTTCAGACTATCAAACAACAAACAATGCTGGAATCCCTGATCCCGGTGGGAAAATATACTGGAACTTCAAGTGAGGCACCTAATACATCTCagttatttttctctttttactGACTCTAGATTTATCATGTTTAAGAGTCTCAGTTCTCATTAAATTCACTATGCtgttttttgtcatttttttcttttgttgtgTCGACATCCTTCATGCATGTTACCTTTCCCGAGGATGTTTTGGAATTCTCTTGATATATTCTGTTGCAACAAGTTGTTTTGAATGACTAAGTTGGCTTCCATAATTGATTCACGAGgataattttttgttaatttacaATTAGATTGTATATATGTCAAGACAAAGGTCAATTGTTTTGCTGAGAGAATGTGTTCAGTTATTATGAGTAGATgttgtatatttttataatcGGTTATCCCCTTCTTACTGGTCCATAATATTTCTTTTAGAATCATGTTttgaaaaacatgattttttattgtaaaacattGTCGAGAAGCTTGCTGCtgttgaataaataaattttgataagaCCTACGAGAAACCTGGTCTTAACCATGTTCAAAGATGTGAAAAGGTCTTTACAAATACCATAAGCATGTGTTTCCTCACATGATAGCCTGGTCTcaaatgtgattttattatagATATCAACATAATATAGCTTGAATGAAACGAAGAATAGTTGATGTATGTGTTCTAACTGTCTTTACTTTCAGTGCACTAGTAGGACTTTTTTTCCCAGCTGTCACCGGGATTATGGCTGGTTCAAATCGTTCTGCCTCACTGAAGGATACTCAGCGATCCATTCCTGTTGGGACCTTAGCCGCAACTTTGACAACTTCTGGTCTATATCTTGTTTCTGTGGTCTTTTTTGGTGCTCTTGCAACTAGGGAGAAACTTTTAACTGACAGGTATGTCGGTGCAAATTCTCAGTTTGTGCTGCATTTGCTGCATACTTTAGCTGTTTATGTTTTCTCCTTTCTTCTCATGTACTGTGCTGATGCTGCAATTGTATGCTACCTGTTACTGGCTAGGTTATGATCAAGAACTAATCTGAGTGATCTTTCTAATATTATTCTcatttttattaatagttatgaTTATAAGATTCTGTTGCTTTAGAGGAGATATTTGTAGTACTGGAAAGGAGTTTTTGGTAATGTGCAGGAGCTTGCCGTTTGACACGAGATATGGCGTCTACTATGCAAATGTTGAACATTAGAATGTGTGCTTAATAATTGGAAATGAAATTTAGAGAAGGACTTGATGGTACTGATTTGAATGATGATCGAAATTGCTTATATCTATGTGATAACATCTTTGAAGTTTTTAGCAGTTGGATATGATTCATAACAAGtgctttgaattttaaattatggatttgaaattattagatcaatttttttaaaacatagacAATATGTATGTTGAAGACGTTATGGATACAGTTGCAAGGTTTTGAGTGCTATGTACACAGTAATACGTTTCACCAACTTCTGCTCTCGAAGGAGTTGATGGTGTTTAACCTAGGTCGCATCCTTCTGACTGTTGTGAAGTGATGGCAAATTTAAGAAAGTGGGACTACTTTCAGAAGATCGGGATGTCATACTTATTAGCTTTATCTATCTTTTTCACAATATTTTTGTATGATGTTTAGTTTGATAGCCAATAAATAAAACTTCTGTAATGTTTATTTATGTAGAGTGAATTATGTAGAGTGAATAAAGTGCAGCTTTTAACAAAGCCCTAACAATGCTTTTATGGGGGCCTTAGAGGTTCTAGGACTTTTATGGTTGTATATTAATGACAGTGCTTTGttaaaatgttccaaaaggaacTCAAATTCACATTATGCACTTCTAGATAACAGGAATTTTACAATATCAAATGCTTATTCCTGGCCTTATGTACAAGTTGGCTGTTTTcgttcaaattatattttattcagattttcaaattaattgaaGTTGTCCTGTATAAGGGCTTGACTGAGCTGTCTGTGCAGGCTACTTACAGCTACTGTTGCTTGGCCTTTCCCTTCCATAATTTATATTGGTATTATACTCTCTACCTTAGGCGCAGCTCTACAGAGTTTGACTGGTGCCCCCCGACTTCTTGCAGCAATAGCCAATGATGACATCCTACCTGTGCTGAACTGCTTTAAAGTGGCAGATGGGAGTGAGCCTCATATTGCTACTCTATTCACTGCCTTCCTCTGCATTGGATGTGTAGTTATTGGCAATCTGGATCTTATCACGCCAACCATAACAATGTTTTACCTTTTGTGTTATGCGGGTGTCAACCTGTCCTGCTTTCTTTTGGATTTGTTAGATGCTCCCAGCTGGCGTCCTCGATGGAAATTTCATCACTGGAGCCTCTCTCTTATTGGAGCATTAATCTGTGTAGGTTAGTTTCCATGTTTACATTTCTTGGTATGCAGGATGAAATTTAGTTTAGATGGTGCTGAagatggttgagtttgacactTTTTCTTCAATATTCTGGTTCTGCCAATTAGTGCAAATGAGAGGGAGAGGGATTTATTAGTAGATTTCCTTATTCCTTTTTATCTTCATCTTTCGTCAGCTATTGAGTGCTGAGAAAAAGATAtgacattaaattttttatttttatttaatgaacCGCCTTGGTGATCCCAAGATATATGCATGATGTAACTTTAATTATCTGCCTTCACAATTCTGGCCCTGCTCATTCACCTAGGTTGTTGGAGGGACTCATATACATTCTGTCCGTTGATTAgatcaaaaatcaaaatttgtctGTCGGCTAACAAAAGAAAGGAATTGTAGTTTACTTCATATTCCTTTGGAAATTGGATATTGGAGTTGTCTTTAATCCCGTTGATTGGGTATTTGGTTAGTATTCCATTTAATTGTTAATATAATTGACCTGCATGACTCGTTTCGGCATACCCTAAATTGAGGTGGATGAATTGATTAGCAAACGAATTCTAATCATGGCATGTGAAGTTCTTagcaatataatttattttctcattctttatcatatgtgcaatttttactaaatattttcttattttactGTATTTTCCTTTTCAGTGATTATGTTTTTAATATCTTGGACTTTCACTGTGGTGTCTCTGGCCTTGGCGACTCTAATATATTATTATGTGGGCATCAAAGGGAAAGCAGGAGACTGGGGTGATGGTTTCAAGAGTGCATACTTTCAACTTGCTCTTAGAAGCCTGCGATCTTTAGGAGGTTTGCATACATATCTAGTTGACTAATCAAGGATTTTGATGTCAGTTTAATTACTTTTCTATTTGTGTCATCATTCTCACAGTGCAATTGTATTTTCAGCTAGCCAAGTACATCCAAAGAACTGGTATCCCATTCCTCTCATATTTTGCCGGCCTTGGGGCAAATTGCCTGAAAATGTACCTTGCCATCCTAAGCTTGCGGACTTTGCCAATTGTATGAAGAAAAAAGGCAGGGGAATGTCaatatttgtttctattttagATGGGGACTATCATGAGTGTGCTGAAGATGCAAAGGCTGCATGCAGGGCTCTCGGTACTTACATTGACTACAAAAATTGTGAAGGTGTTGCTGAGATAGTTGTTGCCCCTTCAATGTCTGATGGCTTCCGAGGTATTGTTCAGACAATGGGCCTTGGAAATCTGAAGCCTAATATTGTGGTGATGCGATACCCTGAGATCTGGCGCCGGGAAAATTTAACTGAAATACCAGCCACATTTGTCAGTATAATAAATGATTGCATTGTTGCAAACAAGGCAGTTGTTATCGTAAAGGGTCTTGATGAGTGGCCTAACGAGTATCAGAGACAATATGGTAGCATCGATTTGTATTGGATTGTGAGAGATGGTGGTCTTATGCTGCTTCTTTCCCAGCTCCTCCTGACGAAAGAGAGCTTCGAGAGCTGCAAAATTCAGGTCTTTTGTATGACAGAAGATGATTCTGATGCAGAGGAACTCAAGGTGGGTGTAAAGAAGTTTCTTTATGATCTTCGAATGCAAGCTGAGGTAATCGTCATCTCAATGAAATCGTGGGATGCCCAAGCCGAGCAGCAGGATGATTCTGTGGAGGCATTCACCAGTGCACAAGAGAGAATTGCTAGTAATCTTGATGAAATGAACGAAAGGGCTAGAAAAGAAGGGACACCTTTGCTTGCTGATGGTAAGCCAGTTGTTAACGAGCAGCAAGTAGAAAAATTCCTACACACCACTTTCAAGCTTAATTCAACGATACTTAGATACTCTAGAATGGCTGCTGTTGTCCTGGTAAGTCTTCCGCCGCCTCCTTTGAGCCATCCTGCGTATTTTTATATGGAGTATATGGATgtcttggttgaaaatgtgcCTCGTCTTTTGATGGTTCGAGGATACCGTAGAGACGTTGTTACGTTGTTCACATAGTGTACTCGATACAGACATATCTTCATCTTGCATTGGTTGATAACTTCAATCATCTGTAAGTATGTACTTTTAGCTTACCCCCGGTTTTTAAAGATACCTAGTGGCTTTTTCAGTTTCCCTCGTTTCTATTTTTATGCCCCGGGTATGGTATGTTTATGTGTGTCATATTTGTTTATTCTTTCCATTATTCGATTGATTTTTAGTGCGGTTTTTTTGTGTTCGACTACTTGGACGTTAAATTAATTGCCATCCAAAAATAAACACTCAACTATCGGCAGgggttttattataaaatagaaCCAAAAGAGGCTGAGACTCGAAAAGTAATACCTTTTAACTAGCTAAGTTAATTAGTCCCTTCTTTTTAAACCTTGCAACTAATCTATATCTGTTTTTTGTCGATTATAATGTGAATCACCTATTAGAAACTAAGTGAGCCGTCGTAATTTTTCCGTATATGTATCTAAAATTTATGCCcgagagaaaaaaatttaacatattaaagcAACTATTTAAGTATACCATATTGCTACTAAGGTTAGCGACTATGGTCGATTTAGTGagaagtattattttttattaattatatgtatatatcgaGTAAACCGTCTCTCTTTTGACTAATGGGTAGAAGACGATCTAAAATTCGTGAAGGTTCGGTATTTCTTATTTTACATTACATGATCAATTTTATTTCTCAagtaaataaaagaaataacaaaGATTTGTTATTCGTAGAATCTTGGATACAGTTTTGATTCCGGTTTCTAACATTTTCGAAGacgatatgaaataa includes:
- the LOC140984377 gene encoding cation-chloride cotransporter 1-like isoform X2, with the translated sequence MLPEGRDGSVPNHEGVNGSQTESKLELFNVDSLVNIPGLRIMVSDQIPAPSSPRDGEDVNINLDRPKIAGVKLGTMMGVFVPCLQNILGIIYYIRFSWIVGMAGIGESLLLVAFCGSCTFLTTISLSAIATNGAMKGGGPYYLIGRALGPEVGVSIGLCFFLGNAVAGSLYVLGAVETFLKAVPEAGLFRETFTKVNDTGIAQPIPSPSLHDLQIYGIIVTIILCFIVFGGVKMINRVAPAFLIPVVFSLFSIFLGIFLAKKDHPAVGITGLSLDSFKDNWSSDYQTTNNAGIPDPGGKIYWNFNALVGLFFPAVTGIMAGSNRSASLKDTQRSIPVGTLAATLTTSGLYLVSVVFFGALATREKLLTDRLLTATVAWPFPSIIYIGIILSTLGAALQSLTGAPRLLAAIANDDILPVLNCFKVADGSEPHIATLFTAFLCIGCVVIGNLDLITPTITMFYLLCYAGVNLSCFLLDLLDAPSWRPRWKFHHWSLSLIGALICVVIMFLISWTFTVVSLALATLIYYYVGIKGKAGDWGDGFKSAYFQLALRSLRSLGASQVHPKNWYPIPLIFCRPWGKLPENVPCHPKLADFANCMKKKGRGMSIFVSILDGDYHECAEDAKAACRALGTYIDYKNCEGVAEIVVAPSMSDGFRGIVQTMGLGNLKPNIVVMRYPEIWRRENLTEIPATFVSIINDCIVANKAVVIVKGLDEWPNEYQRQYGSIDLYWIVRDGGLMLLLSQLLLTKESFESCKIQVFCMTEDDSDAEELKVGVKKFLYDLRMQAEVIVISMKSWDAQAEQQDDSVEAFTSAQERIASNLDEMNERARKEGTPLLADGKPVVNEQQVEKFLHTTFKLNSTILRYSRMAAVVLVSLPPPPLSHPAYFYMEYMDVLVENVPRLLMVRGYRRDVVTLFT
- the LOC140984377 gene encoding cation-chloride cotransporter 1-like isoform X1 — its product is MATDNGGADIETSDDNEFSSGRGAGGRKYRPVFAHDQDRAVLEMSSIDPSSGASFSDSFSNRNDLKKIKVGVQANMLPEGRDGSVPNHEGVNGSQTESKLELFNVDSLVNIPGLRIMVSDQIPAPSSPRDGEDVNINLDRPKIAGVKLGTMMGVFVPCLQNILGIIYYIRFSWIVGMAGIGESLLLVAFCGSCTFLTTISLSAIATNGAMKGGGPYYLIGRALGPEVGVSIGLCFFLGNAVAGSLYVLGAVETFLKAVPEAGLFRETFTKVNDTGIAQPIPSPSLHDLQIYGIIVTIILCFIVFGGVKMINRVAPAFLIPVVFSLFSIFLGIFLAKKDHPAVGITGLSLDSFKDNWSSDYQTTNNAGIPDPGGKIYWNFNALVGLFFPAVTGIMAGSNRSASLKDTQRSIPVGTLAATLTTSGLYLVSVVFFGALATREKLLTDRLLTATVAWPFPSIIYIGIILSTLGAALQSLTGAPRLLAAIANDDILPVLNCFKVADGSEPHIATLFTAFLCIGCVVIGNLDLITPTITMFYLLCYAGVNLSCFLLDLLDAPSWRPRWKFHHWSLSLIGALICVVIMFLISWTFTVVSLALATLIYYYVGIKGKAGDWGDGFKSAYFQLALRSLRSLGASQVHPKNWYPIPLIFCRPWGKLPENVPCHPKLADFANCMKKKGRGMSIFVSILDGDYHECAEDAKAACRALGTYIDYKNCEGVAEIVVAPSMSDGFRGIVQTMGLGNLKPNIVVMRYPEIWRRENLTEIPATFVSIINDCIVANKAVVIVKGLDEWPNEYQRQYGSIDLYWIVRDGGLMLLLSQLLLTKESFESCKIQVFCMTEDDSDAEELKVGVKKFLYDLRMQAEVIVISMKSWDAQAEQQDDSVEAFTSAQERIASNLDEMNERARKEGTPLLADGKPVVNEQQVEKFLHTTFKLNSTILRYSRMAAVVLVSLPPPPLSHPAYFYMEYMDVLVENVPRLLMVRGYRRDVVTLFT